Proteins encoded in a region of the Papio anubis isolate 15944 chromosome 14, Panubis1.0, whole genome shotgun sequence genome:
- the DUSP2 gene encoding dual specificity protein phosphatase 2: MGLEAARELECAALGTLLREPREAERTLLLDCRPFLAFCRRHVRAARPVPWNALLRRRARGPPAAVLACLLPDRALRTRLSRGELARAVVLDEGSASVAELRPDGPAHVLLAALLHETRAGPTAVFFLRGGFDGFQGCCPDLCSEAPAPALPPPAGSKTSCSDPRAPIYDQGGPVEILPYLFLGSCSHSSDLQGLQACGITAVLNVSASCPNHFEGLFHYKSIPVEDNQVVEISAWFQEAIGFIDWVKNSGGRVLVHCQAGISRSATICLAYLMQSRRVRLDEAFDFVKQRRGIISPNFSFMGQLLQFETQVLCH; this comes from the exons ATGGGGCTGGAGGCGGCGCGCGAGCTGGAGTGCGCGGCGCTGGGCACGCTGCTGCGGGAGCCGCGGGAGGCGGAACGCACGCTGCTGCTCGATTGCCGGCCCTTCCTGGCCTTCTGCCGCCGCCACGTGCGCGCCGCGCGCCCGGTGCCTTGGAACGCGCTGCTCCGGCGCCGTGCGCGGGGCCCCCCTGCGGCGGTTCTCGCCTGCCTGTTACCCGACCGCGCGCTGCGGACGCGCCTGAGCCGCGGGGAGCTGGCGCGGGCCGTGGTGCTGGACGAGGGCAGTGCCTCGGTGGCAGAGCTCCGGCCCGACGGCCCGGCCCACGTGCTGCTGGCCGCGCTGCTGCACGAGACCCGCGCGGGGCCCACCGCCGTGTTCTTCCTGCGAG GAGGCTTCGACGGCTTCCAGGGCTGCTGTCCCGATCTGTGCTCTGAGGCCCCCGCCCCTGCGCTGCCGCCGCCGGCAGGGAGCAAAACCAGCTGCTCCGACCCGAGGGCTCCCATCTACGACCAG GGTGGCCCTGTGGAGATCTTGCCCTACCTGTTCCTGGGCAGCTGCAGCCATTCGTCAGACCTGCAGGGGCTGCAGGCGTGTGGCATCACCGCCGTCCTCAACGTGTCCGCCAGCTGCCCCAACCACTTTGAGGGCCTTTTCCACTACAAGAGTATCCCTGTGGAGGACAACCAGGTGGTGGAGATCAGCGCCTGGTTCCAGGAGGCCATAGGCTTCATTG ACTGGGTGAAGAACAGCGGAGGCCGGGTGCTGGTGCACTGCCAGGCCGGCATCTCACGCTCGGCCACCATCTGCCTGGCCTACCTCATGCAGAGTCGCCGTGTGCGGCTGGACGAGGCCTTTGACTTCGTTAAGCAGCGTCGGGGGATCATCTCCCCCAACTTCAGTTTCATGGGGCAGCTGCTGCAGTTTGAGACCCAGGTGCTGTGTCACTGA